A part of Chlamydiales bacterium STE3 genomic DNA contains:
- a CDS encoding Transcription-repair-coupling factor (Product derived from UniProtKB/Swiss-Prot:P37474;Gene name derived from UniProtKB/Swiss-Prot:P37474;EC number derived from UniProtKB/Swiss-Prot:P37474), with the protein MAMFERIAKTAHILDLEELFKKGSSVLIEELWNSPKALIAAMAQKATGKQILVLTGASQEEMRLYHDFSFFTQSPVIDFPAWETLPSENIPPSPDIVGERYQSLVKLKESQEPAIILTTLQACLQKLIGQERFEQLYLKLNVGETHSFNGLIDRFNAMGYQRKTMAADKGEFAVRGGIIDIFPVSSPDPFRIEFWGDEIESLRTYDPIAQKSIKQVESIELTPGQELELMTQDKNVATLLDYLGENTLIIYDDLVAIEDRYASILHLSTVSPYFATAEEFLDRAAKFQSIYWTQSPIEQLSSVTMKEKQEKGFYSAQRMGHQIGFEMFNRSFQAYRWISPFRTVTSALFEDEEMQETVSGQEILQALEQLPKEDFELHILCDSEAEENKVRKQVADMHLQMPKQTTIEQGYLSSGFVMDSLMLLPMTEITHRFKIRRQKQRSNYHSTSSGAFELVPGDMIVHFNHGIGRYLGIEKKPNHEGVLSEYFLVEYAESAKLYVPMHQAHLLSKYIGAAEEEPKMHTLGSNRWKRTKEQTQVAIMGYATELLEMYAKREIVGGHSYPADSQDVFVFEDEFPFVETEDQVRAISEIKRDMISTKSMDRLICGDVGYGKTEVAMRAAFKAVVDGHKQVAVLVPTTVLAMQHYENFVERMANFPLNISVLSRFRTSKEIKATLQGVAEGSVDILVGTHRIVSEDVQFHDLGLVIIDEEQRFGVKAKEHLKKLKAGVDCLTLSATPIPRTLYMSLVGARDMSVINTPPQDRLPIKTVIAEPGDQLFRTALLRELARDGQAYVIHNRVETIYDMASRIKKLLPNARIVVGHGQMSSEELDSVFHAFKHGQADILVATSIVESGIDIPNANTILIDRADRFGLADLYQLRGRVGRWNRRAYAYFLVPNQRILTEISRKRLNALAEASGHGGGMKVAMRDLEIRGAGDILGLDQSGHVSSVGFHLYCKMLKRTIQTLQGKAPKFLSDVKIDIPADARLPEDYVNDISLRMEFYQRLGEAFDLKEVDEIWKEIKDRFGPPPLSAEWLYYMTKLRIFAALRGFTLIKKEKVSLSVERSKGGKTFSKSFMLAPVKKPLELETKVIELLKSHFP; encoded by the coding sequence TTGGCCATGTTTGAGCGCATTGCTAAAACAGCACACATTCTTGATTTAGAAGAGCTTTTTAAAAAAGGCTCTTCAGTATTAATTGAAGAATTATGGAATAGCCCTAAAGCGTTGATTGCTGCTATGGCACAAAAAGCGACTGGCAAGCAAATTCTTGTGTTAACGGGTGCGAGCCAAGAAGAGATGCGTCTTTATCACGACTTTTCTTTTTTCACACAATCCCCAGTGATTGATTTTCCTGCTTGGGAGACCCTACCTTCAGAAAACATTCCGCCAAGCCCAGATATCGTTGGTGAGCGCTACCAATCCTTAGTGAAATTAAAAGAAAGCCAAGAACCTGCTATTATTTTGACCACACTCCAGGCTTGTTTGCAAAAACTCATCGGTCAAGAGCGTTTCGAGCAACTCTACCTTAAGTTAAATGTCGGTGAGACTCATTCTTTTAACGGACTCATCGATCGCTTTAATGCTATGGGGTATCAAAGAAAAACCATGGCTGCTGATAAGGGTGAGTTTGCTGTTAGAGGCGGCATCATTGATATTTTCCCTGTCTCTTCTCCAGATCCTTTCAGGATAGAGTTCTGGGGCGATGAAATCGAATCGCTTCGCACTTATGACCCAATCGCCCAAAAATCGATTAAACAGGTTGAAAGCATTGAACTGACTCCAGGACAGGAACTAGAGCTAATGACTCAAGACAAGAACGTAGCGACACTTCTGGACTATTTAGGGGAAAACACACTTATCATCTATGACGACTTGGTGGCAATTGAAGACCGCTATGCCTCTATCCTGCATCTTTCAACGGTAAGTCCCTATTTTGCCACTGCAGAAGAATTTTTGGATAGAGCTGCAAAATTCCAAAGCATTTACTGGACGCAGTCTCCGATTGAGCAGCTCTCCTCAGTGACTATGAAAGAAAAACAGGAAAAAGGGTTTTATTCAGCACAAAGAATGGGCCATCAAATCGGCTTTGAAATGTTTAATCGCTCTTTTCAAGCCTATCGCTGGATCTCCCCTTTTAGAACAGTGACTAGCGCTTTGTTTGAAGATGAAGAAATGCAAGAAACGGTTTCGGGACAAGAGATTTTACAAGCTTTAGAGCAATTGCCAAAAGAGGATTTTGAACTTCATATTCTCTGTGATTCAGAAGCAGAAGAGAACAAAGTGCGCAAGCAAGTTGCTGATATGCACCTCCAAATGCCAAAACAAACGACCATTGAACAAGGCTATCTCTCCTCTGGTTTTGTGATGGATAGCCTCATGCTTCTTCCTATGACCGAGATCACCCATCGTTTTAAAATAAGACGGCAAAAACAGCGCAGTAATTACCACTCCACTTCATCAGGAGCTTTTGAGTTAGTCCCTGGAGATATGATTGTTCACTTTAATCATGGCATCGGGCGCTATTTAGGAATCGAAAAGAAGCCGAACCACGAAGGTGTCTTAAGTGAATACTTTTTAGTGGAATATGCGGAAAGTGCAAAGCTTTACGTTCCAATGCATCAGGCACATTTATTAAGTAAATACATTGGGGCTGCTGAAGAAGAGCCTAAAATGCACACTTTGGGAAGCAACCGCTGGAAGCGCACTAAAGAGCAGACACAAGTGGCAATCATGGGTTATGCCACAGAACTTTTGGAAATGTATGCCAAAAGGGAAATTGTGGGTGGGCATAGCTATCCTGCTGACAGTCAAGACGTTTTTGTTTTTGAAGACGAATTTCCTTTTGTGGAAACCGAAGATCAGGTTCGCGCTATTTCTGAAATCAAAAGAGATATGATCTCCACAAAATCCATGGATCGTTTAATTTGTGGAGATGTCGGTTATGGCAAAACAGAAGTGGCTATGCGTGCTGCTTTTAAAGCTGTAGTGGATGGGCATAAGCAAGTAGCCGTTCTTGTGCCGACAACAGTGCTTGCCATGCAGCATTATGAAAATTTTGTAGAGAGAATGGCCAATTTCCCTCTCAATATTTCTGTGCTTTCACGTTTTCGCACTTCTAAAGAAATTAAGGCAACCCTTCAGGGAGTAGCAGAGGGGAGTGTCGATATCTTAGTGGGGACACATCGCATAGTCAGTGAAGATGTGCAGTTTCATGACTTGGGCCTTGTGATTATCGATGAGGAACAACGTTTTGGGGTCAAGGCCAAAGAGCACTTAAAAAAATTAAAAGCTGGTGTCGATTGCCTAACTCTTTCTGCCACGCCCATTCCGAGGACTCTTTACATGTCCTTAGTCGGTGCAAGAGACATGTCAGTGATTAACACGCCGCCTCAAGATCGCTTGCCTATCAAAACGGTAATCGCAGAACCAGGGGATCAATTGTTCCGTACAGCCTTACTGAGAGAGTTAGCTCGTGATGGCCAAGCCTACGTCATTCACAATCGTGTGGAGACTATTTACGATATGGCATCGCGCATCAAAAAACTTTTGCCAAATGCGCGAATTGTTGTTGGCCATGGGCAGATGTCTTCTGAAGAGCTTGACAGCGTTTTCCATGCCTTTAAGCACGGGCAAGCCGATATCCTTGTGGCAACGTCAATTGTGGAAAGCGGGATTGATATCCCCAATGCAAACACAATTTTGATTGATCGAGCGGATCGCTTTGGGCTAGCGGATTTGTATCAATTAAGAGGGCGTGTTGGTAGGTGGAACCGACGAGCCTATGCCTACTTTTTAGTTCCCAATCAACGAATTTTAACAGAAATTTCAAGAAAACGCCTCAATGCGTTAGCGGAAGCCTCAGGACATGGGGGAGGGATGAAGGTTGCTATGCGCGATCTAGAAATTCGCGGAGCGGGAGATATCCTAGGTCTTGATCAATCAGGACATGTCTCTTCTGTCGGATTTCACCTTTACTGCAAAATGCTCAAACGCACAATTCAAACGCTGCAAGGTAAAGCTCCTAAATTTCTTTCTGATGTTAAAATTGATATACCAGCCGATGCTCGGTTGCCGGAAGACTATGTCAATGATATCTCATTGCGTATGGAATTTTATCAACGTCTTGGTGAAGCTTTCGATCTTAAAGAGGTAGATGAAATCTGGAAGGAGATCAAAGATCGTTTTGGTCCTCCGCCGTTAAGTGCCGAATGGCTCTATTACATGACGAAATTACGTATTTTTGCTGCACTAAGAGGATTTACTTTAATTAAAAAAGAGAAAGTTTCTTTAAGCGTTGAACGCTCTAAAGGGGGAAAAACTTTTTCCAAATCCTTCATGTTAGCACCAGTCAAGAAGCCGCTTGAGCTGGAAACAAAAGTCATTGAGCTTTTAAAAAGCCACTTCCCTTAA
- a CDS encoding Alanine--tRNA ligase (Product derived from UniProtKB/Swiss-Prot:Q6MB06;Gene name derived from UniProtKB/Swiss-Prot:Q6MB06;EC number derived from UniProtKB/Swiss-Prot:Q6MB06): MRTQEIRRQFLNYFKENGHSILPSSPVIPHDDPTLLFTNAGMNQFKDVFLGASIRDYTRAATSQKCIRVGGKHNDLENVGHTSRHLTFFEMLGNFSFGDYFKEEAIRFAWEVSTNIFKFDPARIYPTVFREDEEAFELWTKYVPANRITRFGEKENFWEMGEVGPCGPCSELLYDKGPEYGDATRPDQDVEGERFLEFWNLVFMQYNRENAKTMFPLPKPSIDTGAGLERVMSLKMGVDNVFETDVLRSLIAQVENISGTSYLAANNTMAPAFCVIADHLRCLAFAIADGVQPSNLDRGYVLRKVLRRAVRYGRQLGIDDPFLAKVLPRLVSEMGEDYPELVKAQNRIAEILTQEEEAFLKTLKKGGNMLAQIIDTAKKRDHCILGEDAFKLKDTYGLPIDEILLLAKDAELSVDQKRYEELEQEAKERSRSAQKTVFQKASQNLFEDWVKEKGTTQFLGYKETSLKGKILGIVIEGQFSDKMQAGQEGMILLDRTPFYAEMGGQVGDTGHIRGENILFEVRDAKAPFKGLVGHIGQLKEGSLQVGDSLVAEIDEQRRLKIANNHTATHLLHYALHQVLGEHIKQAGSVVDEHRLRFDFSHHKALTPEEIVLIEGTVNHKIRENKPVEWYEIAYEEAVKRSEIKQFFGEKYDAKVRVIDIDYSKELCGGTHVSALGSIGLFRIAKESSIAAGVRRIEAVTGQEAEQMQRSTELLLNDTALLLKVQPAKLKERIEKLLEENRSIASELKEIKKGKIKELGQSLLSRVEEANGISLLTATVQASSEEIKQLLDEVMEKLKSGILLFGTKSEGRVQLFLKISDDLVKKGYDAGRLIKELALIVEGSGGGKGGQATAGGKAPEKLDFALKKLRELIGHV, encoded by the coding sequence ATGCGCACACAAGAAATTCGCCGTCAATTCTTAAACTATTTTAAGGAAAATGGCCATTCCATTTTACCTTCTTCACCCGTTATTCCTCACGATGATCCCACCTTGCTTTTTACTAATGCGGGGATGAATCAATTTAAAGATGTGTTTCTCGGTGCCAGCATTAGAGATTACACACGAGCTGCAACAAGTCAAAAATGTATCCGTGTCGGAGGGAAGCATAACGATTTAGAAAATGTTGGTCACACTAGTCGCCATCTCACTTTTTTCGAAATGCTCGGGAATTTTTCTTTTGGAGACTACTTTAAAGAAGAAGCGATCCGTTTTGCATGGGAGGTTTCTACAAATATTTTTAAGTTTGATCCGGCGCGCATTTATCCCACTGTTTTTAGAGAGGATGAAGAGGCTTTTGAGCTGTGGACAAAGTATGTTCCAGCTAACCGCATTACGCGTTTTGGCGAAAAGGAAAATTTTTGGGAGATGGGGGAGGTCGGTCCTTGCGGCCCTTGCTCTGAGCTTCTTTACGATAAAGGTCCTGAATATGGCGATGCAACACGTCCTGACCAAGATGTGGAAGGGGAGCGTTTTCTCGAATTTTGGAACCTTGTCTTTATGCAATACAATCGCGAAAATGCCAAAACAATGTTTCCATTGCCAAAACCCTCTATTGATACCGGTGCAGGTCTTGAGCGTGTTATGAGTCTAAAAATGGGGGTCGATAATGTCTTTGAAACTGATGTTTTGCGCTCTCTTATTGCACAGGTAGAGAATATTAGCGGCACATCCTACTTAGCAGCAAATAATACAATGGCCCCTGCTTTCTGTGTGATTGCAGATCACTTAAGATGTTTAGCCTTTGCTATTGCGGATGGTGTTCAGCCAAGCAATCTCGACCGCGGTTATGTTCTTCGTAAAGTGCTAAGAAGAGCTGTGCGCTATGGCCGCCAATTAGGTATCGACGATCCCTTTCTTGCAAAAGTTTTACCAAGATTAGTTTCTGAAATGGGTGAGGATTATCCTGAGCTTGTTAAGGCGCAAAATCGTATTGCCGAGATCTTGACTCAAGAAGAAGAAGCTTTTTTGAAGACCTTAAAAAAAGGTGGCAATATGTTGGCTCAAATTATTGACACTGCAAAGAAGAGAGACCATTGTATTTTGGGTGAAGATGCTTTCAAATTGAAAGACACTTACGGCCTGCCTATCGATGAAATCTTACTTTTAGCAAAAGATGCTGAGCTTAGTGTAGATCAGAAACGGTATGAAGAGCTGGAGCAAGAGGCAAAGGAGCGTTCAAGGAGTGCTCAGAAGACGGTTTTTCAGAAGGCTTCTCAAAATCTTTTTGAAGATTGGGTAAAGGAAAAAGGGACGACACAATTTTTAGGGTATAAAGAGACTTCTCTTAAAGGAAAAATTCTTGGAATCGTAATAGAAGGGCAGTTTTCCGATAAAATGCAAGCTGGCCAAGAAGGGATGATCCTTTTAGACCGGACGCCTTTTTATGCCGAGATGGGTGGCCAAGTAGGGGATACAGGTCACATAAGGGGTGAAAATATTCTTTTTGAGGTAAGGGATGCTAAAGCCCCATTTAAAGGGCTTGTGGGGCATATCGGTCAGTTAAAAGAAGGCAGCTTGCAAGTCGGTGACTCTCTTGTTGCAGAAATCGACGAACAGAGAAGGTTAAAAATTGCTAATAATCACACAGCAACACACTTATTGCACTACGCCCTACACCAAGTTTTAGGAGAGCATATCAAACAAGCTGGGTCGGTTGTCGATGAGCATCGCTTGCGCTTTGATTTCAGCCATCACAAAGCGTTAACACCAGAAGAAATTGTCCTTATTGAAGGTACCGTAAATCACAAAATTCGCGAGAACAAACCGGTTGAGTGGTATGAAATTGCTTATGAAGAAGCTGTAAAGCGTTCTGAAATCAAACAGTTTTTTGGTGAAAAATACGATGCTAAAGTTCGTGTGATCGATATTGACTACTCGAAAGAGCTATGTGGAGGGACTCATGTCTCAGCATTAGGTTCGATAGGCCTATTTAGAATTGCTAAAGAAAGCAGTATAGCAGCGGGTGTAAGACGTATCGAAGCTGTTACCGGTCAAGAAGCTGAGCAGATGCAGCGCTCTACCGAGTTATTGCTCAATGACACCGCCCTTCTTTTGAAAGTACAGCCAGCTAAACTGAAAGAACGTATTGAAAAGCTACTAGAAGAAAATAGATCGATAGCTAGCGAACTAAAAGAGATCAAAAAGGGCAAGATCAAAGAATTAGGGCAAAGTTTGTTGAGTCGAGTGGAAGAGGCGAATGGCATTTCTCTTTTGACAGCGACAGTTCAGGCTTCTTCAGAAGAAATTAAGCAACTTTTAGATGAGGTGATGGAGAAACTGAAGTCCGGAATTCTATTATTTGGGACAAAAAGTGAAGGCCGCGTACAGCTCTTTTTGAAGATTTCAGATGACCTTGTTAAGAAGGGTTACGATGCAGGTCGTCTCATCAAAGAGCTAGCTCTGATTGTAGAAGGAAGCGGCGGCGGTAAGGGCGGTCAGGCTACAGCGGGAGGCAAAGCCCCTGAAAAATTGGATTTTGCCTTGAAAAAATTAAGGGAACTGATTGGCCATGTTTGA
- a CDS encoding Transketolase (Product derived from UniProtKB/Swiss-Prot:Q9KAD7;Gene name derived from UniProtKB/Swiss-Prot:Q9KAD7;EC number derived from UniProtKB/Swiss-Prot:Q9KAD7), whose product MQAHSKLDPEFKQLLSKTANTIRQLTIDAVQKADSGHPGLPMGCAELGAYLYGVALKQNPQNPHWPNRDRFILSAGHGSMLLYACMHLSGYNLSLEDIKNFRQLHSKTPGHPESIDTEGVETTTGPLGQGFGNAVGQALGFKILAEKFNTDKYKLFDNKIFVLMGDGCIMEGVSAEASSLAGTLRLDNLVAIYDSNQISLDGPTSENLHDDTKMRYQAYGWDVYEIDGNDLEAIDRIFNRIREEQTRPILIIAHTIIGKGAPNKAGTNKVHGSPLGPEEVKATKEALGLPQEPFYIPQVVIDFFQKKLQGDADLEKQWKNVFDAWARENPDLLKEYESMAHHTLPSNLEEILKAIEIKTPVAGRKASQDVLNVLGNQLQFLYGGSADLSVSDLTMMKKFPVISTDHFKGRNIKYGVREFAMATMATGLAQTDMILPFIGTFLTFSDYMRNAIRLCALMQRQVVYQFTHDSIFLGEDGPTHQPIEHYAALRAIPKLHVIRPADANEVKMAWLAALRYQGPTALLLSRQNLPEVAGTNVPYSEGMGRGAYIIKAEKAGKVDYMLVATGSEVWLAMDVATELEKLGKNVRVVSFPCWKLFEQQNPDYKASIFSGDLGKRVSIEAGVDLGWHKYIGMDGIAICMESFGTSAPYNALQKEFGFTVEDILERIL is encoded by the coding sequence ATGCAAGCACATTCAAAACTGGACCCTGAATTTAAACAACTTCTTTCTAAAACAGCAAATACGATTCGACAACTTACTATTGATGCTGTTCAGAAAGCAGATTCAGGCCATCCCGGATTACCGATGGGCTGTGCAGAGCTGGGTGCCTACCTTTACGGGGTAGCTTTAAAGCAAAATCCCCAAAACCCCCATTGGCCCAACAGAGATCGCTTCATTTTATCTGCAGGCCATGGTTCTATGCTCCTTTATGCTTGCATGCACCTCTCTGGCTATAACCTTTCTTTAGAAGACATTAAAAATTTTCGCCAGCTCCACTCTAAGACGCCAGGACACCCTGAATCTATCGATACTGAAGGTGTTGAGACAACCACAGGCCCTCTAGGCCAAGGTTTTGGTAATGCTGTGGGCCAAGCATTAGGCTTCAAAATTCTGGCCGAAAAATTTAACACGGATAAGTATAAGCTATTCGACAACAAGATTTTCGTTCTCATGGGCGATGGCTGCATAATGGAAGGCGTCTCTGCTGAAGCATCTTCTCTTGCAGGAACTTTAAGGCTCGACAACCTGGTTGCTATCTATGACTCAAATCAAATTTCACTAGATGGTCCCACATCGGAAAATTTACATGATGATACTAAAATGCGCTACCAAGCATACGGTTGGGATGTCTATGAAATAGATGGTAATGATTTAGAAGCTATCGACCGCATCTTCAATCGTATTAGGGAAGAGCAGACACGCCCTATTCTTATTATCGCTCATACGATCATTGGAAAAGGGGCTCCTAACAAAGCCGGAACAAATAAAGTACACGGATCACCACTTGGTCCTGAAGAGGTAAAAGCGACAAAAGAAGCATTAGGATTGCCACAAGAACCTTTTTACATTCCGCAAGTTGTGATCGATTTTTTTCAAAAAAAGCTTCAAGGAGACGCAGATTTAGAAAAACAGTGGAAAAATGTATTTGATGCGTGGGCCAGGGAAAATCCCGATTTACTAAAAGAATACGAAAGTATGGCTCACCATACCCTTCCTAGTAACTTAGAGGAAATTCTTAAAGCAATCGAAATTAAAACGCCCGTTGCAGGACGCAAAGCCTCTCAAGATGTGTTAAATGTCCTTGGCAATCAGCTGCAATTTCTCTATGGCGGTTCCGCAGATTTATCCGTTTCAGATCTAACTATGATGAAAAAATTTCCTGTGATTAGCACTGATCATTTTAAAGGACGCAATATAAAGTACGGTGTGCGCGAGTTTGCCATGGCTACAATGGCGACAGGACTTGCTCAAACAGACATGATCCTTCCTTTTATCGGAACTTTTTTGACTTTTTCAGACTATATGCGCAATGCCATCCGTTTATGCGCTCTCATGCAAAGGCAAGTGGTCTACCAATTTACTCATGACTCTATCTTCTTAGGAGAAGATGGTCCTACTCACCAGCCAATTGAACATTATGCGGCTCTACGGGCTATCCCTAAGTTACACGTTATTCGCCCAGCCGATGCCAATGAAGTCAAAATGGCTTGGTTGGCAGCCTTGCGCTATCAAGGCCCAACCGCTTTACTTCTCTCCCGCCAAAACTTGCCCGAAGTGGCAGGAACAAATGTTCCTTATTCTGAAGGGATGGGTCGGGGCGCCTATATTATTAAAGCCGAAAAAGCTGGTAAAGTGGATTACATGTTGGTTGCTACGGGATCAGAAGTTTGGCTCGCGATGGATGTCGCAACTGAATTGGAAAAGCTTGGTAAAAATGTACGTGTTGTTTCATTCCCTTGCTGGAAACTCTTCGAACAACAGAATCCCGATTACAAAGCCAGCATTTTTAGTGGCGACCTTGGCAAACGCGTAAGCATAGAAGCAGGTGTTGATTTAGGATGGCATAAGTACATTGGCATGGACGGTATTGCTATTTGCATGGAAAGCTTTGGCACTTCTGCCCCATATAACGCACTACAAAAAGAATTCGGTTTTACTGTGGAAGATATTTTAGAGAGAATTCTGTGA
- a CDS encoding Uroporphyrinogen decarboxylase (Product derived from UniProtKB/Swiss-Prot:Q6MB12;Gene name derived from UniProtKB/Swiss-Prot:Q6MB12;EC number derived from UniProtKB/Swiss-Prot:Q6MB12), producing the protein MNQPLLINALNCCNTSRPPIWFMRQAGRYLPEYRQIREKYSFLEMCHTPELAAEITRLPIDLIGFDAAIVFSDILVIPEALGLGLHFEESKGPLFERPLHTKKDIANLPPIQVEESLNYVAETIKNLVADLPVPLIGFSGAPFTLASYMIEGKTSKDFKKTKRWMMADPESFHQLLDKLSDLVIKYLNMQIDAGVQALQIFDSWAWILNDIHFEEFSNFYLKKILDHMKTREVPVIFFCRGSSVFAPVIAKSAPHAISIDWNGNLKYLRQILPKTIALQGNLDPDLFYASSKILQSHVNQILKDMLGDKGFVFNLGHGIKPDTPVDAVKAVVHTVKNAQLDFC; encoded by the coding sequence GTGAACCAACCTTTGCTCATCAACGCCTTAAACTGCTGCAATACTTCAAGGCCCCCTATTTGGTTTATGCGGCAAGCCGGGCGCTATTTACCCGAATACCGCCAAATTCGAGAAAAATACTCTTTTTTAGAGATGTGCCACACTCCTGAACTTGCCGCAGAGATCACACGGTTACCTATTGATCTTATCGGCTTTGATGCAGCGATTGTCTTTTCAGATATCCTCGTTATCCCCGAAGCACTCGGACTTGGACTGCATTTTGAAGAGAGTAAGGGCCCACTTTTTGAGCGTCCTTTACATACAAAAAAAGACATTGCTAATCTACCCCCCATCCAGGTGGAGGAGAGTTTAAATTATGTCGCAGAAACGATCAAAAATCTCGTTGCCGATCTTCCAGTTCCCCTTATTGGTTTTTCAGGAGCCCCCTTTACTTTAGCAAGCTATATGATTGAGGGAAAAACAAGCAAAGATTTCAAAAAAACTAAGCGATGGATGATGGCTGATCCAGAAAGCTTTCATCAACTTCTTGATAAACTCAGTGACCTTGTCATTAAGTACTTAAATATGCAAATTGATGCCGGGGTTCAGGCATTGCAAATTTTTGATTCTTGGGCCTGGATCCTTAATGACATCCATTTTGAAGAATTTTCTAATTTTTATTTAAAAAAGATCCTCGATCACATGAAAACAAGAGAGGTCCCTGTGATTTTCTTTTGCCGAGGCTCCTCTGTATTTGCTCCTGTCATTGCAAAGTCTGCACCTCACGCTATCAGCATCGATTGGAACGGAAATTTAAAGTATTTGCGACAGATTCTGCCTAAAACGATTGCTTTGCAAGGCAATTTGGACCCTGATCTTTTTTATGCATCCTCTAAAATTTTGCAATCCCATGTAAATCAAATACTTAAAGACATGCTAGGGGATAAAGGCTTTGTCTTTAACTTGGGACATGGCATCAAACCTGATACACCAGTAGATGCTGTAAAGGCAGTCGTGCATACTGTAAAAAATGCGCAACTTGACTTTTGTTAA
- a CDS encoding Uncharacterized protein (Product derived from UniProtKB/Trembl:D1R9M2), with the protein MISRIAFIVNYNQYESKFYFTKRLAEALERLGVETAIIELERGKWSPETYRKIRLFDPDFSCSFNSFLSLNGVYPWDLMQLPHLAILLDPAFYSADFIKSRYVFLSSVDKQDCQWFQENHFRRIFFWPHAVEKMELEKQTPRPYDVVFLGTFTDFQGIKMLWEKELSPPLSKVLSDAAERVLSDNRTSLTQALADSFQTSGLDPQEVDFKRLFYFLDNYTRGRDRFEAINQIKNAQVHIFGEPSWNNPFDSVSWSSYLGKKANVTIHPPLTYADSFNILKQSKICLNSMPFFKYGSHERIFNALACGALPLTMDNLFIQEAFEVDKELATYTSGQWAKIDEQVEYYLSHEEERVAVVHAGREKVMQLHTWDNRAQELLNEAPKILSTLLPPD; encoded by the coding sequence ATGATTTCCCGTATCGCTTTTATCGTCAATTACAACCAGTATGAATCCAAGTTCTATTTTACAAAGCGATTAGCCGAGGCACTAGAACGTCTAGGCGTAGAGACAGCCATTATAGAGCTGGAAAGGGGTAAGTGGTCACCAGAAACGTATCGAAAGATACGTCTCTTTGACCCAGACTTTTCCTGCTCATTTAATAGCTTTTTAAGCCTAAACGGCGTCTATCCTTGGGATCTCATGCAGCTCCCTCATCTTGCTATTTTGCTAGACCCTGCTTTTTATTCTGCTGACTTTATTAAAAGCCGCTACGTTTTTTTATCAAGCGTAGATAAGCAAGACTGCCAGTGGTTTCAAGAAAATCATTTTCGGCGTATTTTTTTCTGGCCTCATGCCGTAGAAAAAATGGAACTAGAAAAGCAAACTCCTCGCCCTTATGACGTTGTATTTTTAGGCACGTTCACCGACTTCCAAGGCATCAAAATGCTTTGGGAAAAGGAGCTTTCACCGCCTCTTAGCAAAGTGTTAAGCGACGCCGCAGAGAGGGTATTAAGCGATAATAGAACATCTCTAACCCAAGCTTTAGCAGATAGTTTTCAAACATCAGGATTAGATCCTCAAGAAGTAGACTTTAAAAGGCTCTTTTATTTTTTAGATAATTACACTCGGGGAAGAGATCGCTTTGAAGCCATTAATCAAATAAAAAATGCCCAGGTGCATATCTTTGGAGAACCTTCTTGGAATAATCCTTTTGATTCTGTCTCTTGGAGCTCCTATTTGGGGAAAAAAGCCAATGTGACGATTCATCCTCCACTCACCTACGCAGACTCGTTTAATATCTTGAAGCAAAGCAAAATTTGCTTAAACAGCATGCCATTTTTTAAATATGGCTCGCATGAACGCATTTTTAATGCTTTAGCTTGTGGGGCTCTACCTTTAACAATGGACAACCTTTTCATTCAAGAAGCCTTTGAGGTGGATAAAGAATTGGCCACATATACTTCTGGCCAATGGGCAAAGATAGATGAGCAAGTGGAATATTATCTTAGCCATGAAGAGGAAAGAGTAGCCGTGGTTCATGCAGGAAGGGAAAAAGTTATGCAACTTCACACGTGGGATAACCGCGCTCAGGAACTTCTCAATGAAGCACCAAAAATACTATCCACTCTCCTTCCTCCCGACTAA